The segment TGGTCAAGGCTTTCCCACCAGGTCGCCTCAAGGTCGGCTTCGGTTTCCGGGCGCAGGCGGCGGCGGTTGTGGTAGTGGATCTGCATCCCGAAGGCCCGCGCCCGCCGCGCCACCGCCTGGCCGATCCGCCCCATCCCCAGGATGCCCAGCCGCCGCCCGCCGATCCGCCCGCCAAGGTGTGCCATCGGCGACCAGCCCTCCCAATGCCCGGCCTGCATTTCCGCCAGCCCCTCGGGGATGCGCCGCGTCACGCCCAGAATCAGCGCCATCGTCATGTCGGCGGTATCCTCGGTCGCCACCCCCGGCGTGTTCGACACCAGAACGCCGCGGCTGCGCGCCGTCGCCACGTCGATATGGTCGACCCCCGCGCCGTAGTTGGCGATCAGCCGCAACCGCTCGCCTGCCTGCCCCAGCAGCCCCGCGTCGATCTGGTCGGTGACGCAGGGCACCAGCACATCGGCGCTGCGCATCGCCTGCGCCAGCTCGTCACGGGTCATCTTGGTGTCCGGGTCACGCAGTTCGACATCGAACAGCTCCTTCATCCGGGTCTCGACGACCTCGGGCAAACGTCGCGTGACGACAACACTCAGGCGTTCTGCGGGCATGAGCTTTCTCCCTGCACTTCCAAATCTGGCTCTTCGGTGGCAAGGTGACGCCAAGCGGGGTCATGCACAAGCCCCGGACGAAGATGACAACGGCAGGAACGGCGGTTTCCCGAGGGTTCGGGGACAGGAACGGGCGGGACAGAATGACACGGGCAGGTCACTGCAAGGCGCTGGCGGTGCTGGCGATGGCGGCATGGCTGGCGGGAACGCCTTTCGCTGCGGCGCAGCAAGGGCCGGAAGGGCCCGAGCCCGGCCCCGTCGGCATGAACGCCGTCGATGCCGCCGTGCTCGATGCGCTGGCCGCCCCGCCCGACGCCCCCTCCCCCGGCGTCACCCCCGCCGCGGTGACGCCGCGCAACCCCAACCAGGGCGCGGTGACCGGGCTGCCGCTGCCGCGCTATGTCTCGCTCAAGACAGGGGCGGGCAATGCCCGGCGCGGGCCGGGGCTGACCCATCGCATCGACTGGGTCTTCACCCGGGCCGGGATGCCGCTGCGCATCACCGCCGAATACGAACACTGGCGCCGGGTCGAGGATTCCGAGGGCGCCGGCGGCTGGGTGCATTATTCGCTGCTCTCGGGGGTGCGCTCGGTTCTGGTGGCGCGCGACATGGCCGAGTTCCTTGCACAGCCCGACGATGCCGCCGCCGTGGTGCTGAAGGCCGAGGCGGGCGTGATCGCGCATGTCATCGAATGCGGTGGCGACTGGTGCCGCCTGAATGTCGATGGCGAGAAGGGCTGGGTGCGCAAGAGCGCGCTCTGGGGCATCGGCCCCGACGAGGAGGTCGAGTGATCGCGCGCGACCCGCCGGGGCCGCGTCGCTTCACCGGCTGTTAACCCGTGTGGCACAAGATCGGCCCGGGGGGGATTCGACGGGCGAAAGGGCTTTCCCGATGGTGGAACACCGCAAACCGGCAGAGTTCGATCCGCTGCTCCTGGTTTCAGGCATGACCCGCGCGCTGGCGCTCGATCTGCCCGCCGCACTCGACAAGGGCCATCTTGCCCCCGCGAATGTCAGCCACATCCACAGGCGCTGCGCAGATTGCAGCGACCCCGATGCCTGCAAGACCCTGCTGGCGCTGGAACAGGGGCTCGAGGCGCCGCCGCACTACTGTTCGAACCGGCGCTTCCTGACCTTCCTGCGCTTTCACCTGCCGAAAGGCTGAAGCGGTCTACCCGGGGGCCGCGGGCTTCCGCATCGCGCACCCCGGCCACGGACGAGCCCGGAACCGGAATCGCGGGGGCACGGAACCGCGCGGCCACGGAAAACCCCGGCAGGATAACCCACGGTCCGGCAGCCGCGCCGCCACGGCCCCACCCGGCACGAAAAACAAGCGGTCCAGCGAATCGCGCCGCCCACGGCCCCACCCGTCCACGACTTCACACGCCCACGCCCACGGCCTC is part of the Paracoccaceae bacterium Fryx2 genome and harbors:
- a CDS encoding D-glycerate dehydrogenase codes for the protein MPAERLSVVVTRRLPEVVETRMKELFDVELRDPDTKMTRDELAQAMRSADVLVPCVTDQIDAGLLGQAGERLRLIANYGAGVDHIDVATARSRGVLVSNTPGVATEDTADMTMALILGVTRRIPEGLAEMQAGHWEGWSPMAHLGGRIGGRRLGILGMGRIGQAVARRARAFGMQIHYHNRRRLRPETEADLEATWWESLDQMVSRMDVISVNCPHTPSTFHLMNARRLKLMKPTALIVNTSRGEVIDQNALTRGLVAREIAGAGLDVFERGPEIDTRLRDLPNVVLLPHMGSATVEGRIEMGEKVIINIKTFADGHRPPDQVVPGML
- a CDS encoding SH3 domain-containing protein, producing the protein MTRAGHCKALAVLAMAAWLAGTPFAAAQQGPEGPEPGPVGMNAVDAAVLDALAAPPDAPSPGVTPAAVTPRNPNQGAVTGLPLPRYVSLKTGAGNARRGPGLTHRIDWVFTRAGMPLRITAEYEHWRRVEDSEGAGGWVHYSLLSGVRSVLVARDMAEFLAQPDDAAAVVLKAEAGVIAHVIECGGDWCRLNVDGEKGWVRKSALWGIGPDEEVE
- a CDS encoding DUF6455 family protein → MVEHRKPAEFDPLLLVSGMTRALALDLPAALDKGHLAPANVSHIHRRCADCSDPDACKTLLALEQGLEAPPHYCSNRRFLTFLRFHLPKG